One Deinococcus humi genomic window carries:
- a CDS encoding benzoate/H(+) symporter BenE family transporter produces MTAPVLASPAPRNFWRDTQPSAVLAGLIAVIIGWAGPNVLVYSVAQAAHLSDATAMSWLWAHAVFTGLAGIFLSLRTRMPMLNTWSTPGIAFLVTALPGIPFPEAVGAFLTSGVLVFILGTFGPLTRALGAIPPHLAAALNAAILLPFGFKAAQAFGVEPALVGAMIVAYFVIRQVAPRWAVAAVLGVGVVASAGLGLWHPAPISLTLTQPQFVLPVFSLHATVNLALPLTLLAFTGQFVPGFGVLKTNGYEPAPGLILRTCGVASLGAALAGCHNLTLGALLANIVSGPEAHPDPARRYTAAIWAGGLNILFGLFAGTFVHLMGILPAEALAALAGIALLGAMGSSLQGAFREAPGSLAAPMIILVTLSGISPLGIGAAFWGILAGLAVYAAERRGLGWGRAAGVKG; encoded by the coding sequence ATGACCGCGCCCGTGCTGGCTTCCCCTGCGCCCCGCAACTTCTGGCGAGACACTCAGCCTAGCGCCGTGCTGGCCGGGCTGATTGCCGTGATCATCGGCTGGGCGGGGCCGAACGTCCTGGTCTATAGCGTGGCGCAGGCGGCCCACCTGAGCGATGCCACCGCCATGTCGTGGCTGTGGGCCCACGCCGTCTTCACCGGACTGGCCGGCATCTTTCTCAGCCTGCGGACGCGCATGCCAATGCTGAACACCTGGTCCACCCCTGGCATTGCCTTTCTGGTCACGGCCCTGCCTGGCATCCCATTCCCGGAGGCGGTGGGCGCGTTTCTCACCTCCGGGGTGCTGGTCTTTATTCTGGGCACCTTCGGGCCACTCACGCGCGCGCTGGGGGCCATCCCGCCGCACCTGGCCGCCGCTTTGAACGCCGCCATTCTGTTGCCTTTCGGCTTCAAGGCGGCGCAGGCCTTCGGTGTGGAACCCGCGCTGGTGGGGGCCATGATCGTGGCCTATTTCGTGATCCGGCAAGTCGCGCCACGTTGGGCGGTGGCCGCCGTGCTCGGCGTGGGCGTGGTGGCCAGCGCTGGGCTGGGGCTGTGGCACCCCGCCCCCATCAGCCTCACGCTGACGCAGCCGCAGTTCGTGCTGCCCGTTTTCAGCCTACATGCCACGGTGAATCTGGCGCTGCCACTGACGCTGTTGGCCTTTACCGGGCAATTTGTGCCGGGTTTCGGGGTCTTGAAAACCAACGGCTACGAACCCGCGCCGGGGCTAATTCTGCGGACCTGTGGCGTCGCCAGCCTGGGGGCTGCCCTTGCAGGGTGTCACAACCTGACGCTGGGGGCGCTGCTGGCGAACATTGTCAGCGGCCCGGAAGCGCACCCGGACCCTGCGCGGCGCTACACCGCCGCCATCTGGGCCGGAGGCCTCAACATCCTCTTTGGCCTGTTCGCCGGAACCTTCGTGCATCTCATGGGCATCCTGCCCGCCGAGGCGCTGGCCGCGCTGGCCGGCATTGCCCTGCTCGGTGCGATGGGCAGTAGCCTGCAGGGCGCGTTCCGCGAGGCACCGGGCAGTCTGGCCGCGCCGATGATCATCCTGGTGACGCTCAGCGGCATCAGCCCGCTGGGCATTGGCGCGGCTTTCTGGGGCATTCTGGCAGGGCTGGCGGTGTACGCCGCCGAGCGGCGTGGGCTGGGCTGGGGGAGGGCAGCGGGGGTCAAGGGTTAA
- the rdgB gene encoding RdgB/HAM1 family non-canonical purine NTP pyrophosphatase → MQVIVATGNTGKVQEIGEALAGLGWNLRPLEGLPMPEETGTTYEENAALKACTVALMTRTAAIADDSGIEVEALNGEPGVYSARFGGWDSDLERNVYLLEKLRGQTNRRAKFISVVILAHPNGQVESYRGELSGTLLEGPRGTGGFGYDPLFVPDGETRTLAEMSVAEKQAISHRGKALAALKEAHQQVP, encoded by the coding sequence ATGCAGGTAATCGTGGCGACTGGAAACACTGGAAAGGTGCAAGAAATTGGGGAGGCGCTGGCCGGACTGGGCTGGAACCTGCGTCCCCTGGAAGGTCTGCCTATGCCCGAGGAAACAGGGACGACCTACGAGGAAAACGCCGCGCTCAAGGCCTGTACCGTGGCCCTGATGACCCGGACTGCGGCCATCGCCGACGACAGCGGCATTGAGGTGGAGGCCCTGAACGGCGAGCCCGGCGTTTATAGCGCCCGTTTTGGGGGCTGGGACAGCGATCTCGAGCGCAACGTCTACCTGCTGGAAAAGCTGCGCGGACAAACGAACCGCCGTGCAAAATTCATCTCGGTGGTGATTCTGGCCCACCCCAACGGTCAGGTGGAAAGCTACCGGGGAGAGTTGAGCGGCACCCTGCTGGAAGGCCCGCGCGGCACAGGCGGCTTCGGTTACGATCCCCTGTTTGTTCCCGATGGTGAAACCCGCACGCTGGCCGAGATGAGCGTGGCCGAGAAACAGGCGATCAGCCACCGGGGCAAGGCACTGGCCGCACTGAAAGAAGCGCACCAGCAGGTTCCCTGA
- a CDS encoding SufE family protein, with protein sequence MTSDPASNAALPDKLQGIVSMFKSAPKSLRLQALLEYSRKLPPLPEKYVEHPEFMQPVPECTSPFFLVTEQEQNGGVHLHFKVPEEAPTVRGYAGILHEALDGESPETILSVPDNFYMDMGLSELITPMRLRGMGAILMRLKNVVREGETAQG encoded by the coding sequence ATGACCTCTGATCCCGCCTCCAACGCTGCGTTGCCCGATAAGCTTCAGGGCATCGTGAGCATGTTCAAAAGCGCTCCCAAGTCCCTGCGCCTGCAAGCCCTGCTGGAATACAGCCGCAAGCTGCCGCCCCTCCCTGAGAAGTACGTGGAGCACCCCGAGTTCATGCAGCCTGTCCCCGAATGCACCAGTCCATTTTTTCTCGTGACCGAGCAGGAGCAGAACGGCGGCGTGCATCTCCATTTCAAGGTGCCGGAAGAGGCCCCCACCGTGCGCGGCTACGCGGGCATCCTGCACGAGGCGCTTGACGGCGAGTCGCCCGAGACGATCCTGAGCGTGCCCGATAATTTCTACATGGACATGGGGTTGTCCGAATTGATCACGCCGATGCGTCTGCGCGGCATGGGCGCGATCCTGATGCGACTCAAGAACGTGGTGCGCGAGGGAGAAACGGCGCAAGGCTAA
- a CDS encoding sulfurtransferase, translating to MEYAKDVLVNTDWVAQNLNTPGVRLIEVDEDILLYDTGHIPGAVKVDWQTDFWHPVERDFIGPDQVAALLGRLGIKPDDQIVLYGDKSNWWAAYAYWFLSYSGVGNLKLMNGGRQKWMAEGREVSTETPSHEATQYPQLTRDDSLRAYRDEVRAHLDSVQAGKGALVDVRSPDEFSGKVTHMANYPQEGVLRGGHIPGARSIPWARATNEDGTFKSADELKDLYAGEGVTPDKDVIAYCRIAERSSHSWFVLRELLGYPKVRNYDGSWTEWGNAVGLPIEKTYSEA from the coding sequence ATGGAATATGCAAAAGACGTGCTGGTCAATACCGACTGGGTGGCCCAGAACCTGAACACCCCCGGCGTGCGCCTGATCGAGGTGGACGAGGACATCTTGCTGTACGACACCGGCCACATTCCCGGTGCGGTCAAGGTGGACTGGCAGACCGACTTCTGGCACCCCGTCGAGCGCGACTTTATCGGCCCCGATCAGGTGGCCGCGCTGCTTGGCCGCCTGGGGATCAAGCCGGACGACCAGATCGTTCTGTACGGCGACAAGAGCAACTGGTGGGCGGCCTACGCGTACTGGTTCCTGTCATATAGCGGCGTGGGGAACCTCAAGCTCATGAACGGTGGCCGGCAGAAATGGATGGCCGAGGGCCGTGAGGTCAGCACCGAAACGCCCAGCCATGAGGCCACCCAGTACCCGCAGTTGACCCGCGACGACAGCCTGCGGGCCTACCGTGACGAGGTCCGGGCCCACCTGGACAGCGTGCAGGCGGGCAAGGGGGCGCTGGTGGATGTCCGCAGCCCTGATGAGTTCTCGGGCAAGGTCACGCACATGGCGAACTACCCGCAGGAAGGCGTGTTGCGCGGCGGCCACATCCCTGGCGCGCGCAGCATTCCCTGGGCACGGGCCACCAATGAGGACGGCACCTTCAAGAGCGCCGACGAGCTGAAGGACCTGTACGCGGGCGAGGGTGTGACCCCCGACAAGGACGTGATCGCTTACTGCCGCATTGCCGAACGCAGCAGCCACAGCTGGTTCGTCCTGCGCGAGTTGCTGGGCTACCCCAAGGTCCGCAACTACGACGGCAGCTGGACCGAATGGGGCAACGCGGTGGGTTTGCCCATTGAGAAGACTTACAGCGAGGCTTGA
- a CDS encoding YsnF/AvaK domain-containing protein, producing MTDPRKDEPLASTRSTDSEREAQAIQLQGVIELREERLIVEKEREVAGSVAFAREVRRETVQIPVELVTEVLIIEHLGAGTGEGGQMITLDGTPLAPGERRELLVYREEAQVEKRVVVREQVKISKRQVVETRTFDATLAREELVVDAQGDVEVTGQTPEGLNR from the coding sequence CCTCCACACGATCGACTGACAGCGAGCGCGAAGCCCAGGCCATTCAGCTCCAGGGCGTGATCGAGCTGCGCGAGGAGCGTCTGATCGTCGAGAAGGAGCGGGAGGTGGCGGGCAGCGTGGCCTTTGCCCGCGAGGTGCGCCGCGAAACAGTGCAGATTCCGGTCGAGTTGGTCACCGAGGTGCTGATCATTGAGCATCTGGGTGCTGGCACGGGGGAGGGCGGGCAGATGATCACGCTGGACGGGACGCCCCTGGCTCCTGGCGAGCGACGTGAACTGCTGGTCTACCGTGAGGAGGCCCAGGTTGAGAAACGCGTGGTGGTCCGCGAGCAGGTGAAGATCAGCAAACGTCAGGTGGTCGAAACCCGCACCTTTGATGCCACGTTGGCCCGTGAGGAACTGGTCGTGGATGCACAGGGCGACGTGGAGGTCACGGGACAGACCCCCGAGGGCCTGAACCGCTAA
- a CDS encoding DEAD/DEAH box helicase, with product MDTSFQPITGAFPRGRLNRTFMTRTRTPDQPRAQTEQRPQQTQAAPHKGDWHRWLGDRTPTPVQAGAIPALLSGRDVITTARTGSGKTLAFLIPAAERGIGVREVRGIRPEVLVVTPTRELAVQIRDVARELGMTAGRITGGITPGQTRSEATGKGLISGTPGRLKDLISRRELNLSGLRYVVLDEADELLSLGFLKDVGDILRSAQTQTQGQSTQKLQIAMASATFPAEIRTVAQQFMVNPERIDIAPAARAEQGNPDDILGGATGATHLLVHTTRDDVMDVAAEQVREALRQPGGCVVIFSRTKSLVKRRAERLEGMLPGEIVSPLQGNMDQKKRERTMALLRDGKSRVLVATDIAGRGIDLPEVRLVIHMDVAQTAEDHVHRSGRTARAGRPGVNLVLLIPEQRGLWQTVRRGLPPALHPPLTPQESQVDRAIQEKQGRGSGNGLMPGESGGRGRSQGGQGRGGQGGGQPRGQSQARGQGGHSDRGQSSGGRGAQPSGQRRSESGGGAPAGTGAGRVGPQRARGRGGRGRG from the coding sequence GTGGACACCTCTTTCCAGCCGATCACCGGCGCGTTCCCCCGTGGACGCCTCAACAGGACTTTCATGACCCGAACCCGTACCCCTGACCAACCCCGCGCACAAACTGAACAACGCCCCCAGCAGACCCAGGCCGCCCCCCACAAGGGCGACTGGCACCGCTGGCTGGGTGACCGCACACCCACGCCCGTGCAGGCTGGGGCTATTCCCGCCCTGCTCTCGGGGCGCGACGTGATCACCACCGCCCGCACCGGCAGCGGCAAGACGCTGGCCTTCCTGATTCCTGCCGCCGAGCGGGGCATCGGCGTCCGGGAGGTGCGCGGCATTCGCCCTGAGGTGCTGGTGGTCACGCCCACCCGCGAACTGGCCGTGCAGATCCGCGACGTGGCGCGCGAACTGGGCATGACCGCCGGGCGCATCACCGGGGGCATCACGCCGGGACAGACCCGCAGCGAGGCCACAGGCAAGGGCCTGATCTCCGGCACGCCGGGCCGCCTCAAGGATCTGATCAGCCGCCGCGAACTGAACCTGTCGGGGCTGCGATACGTGGTACTGGACGAGGCCGACGAGCTGTTGTCGCTGGGCTTCCTGAAAGATGTGGGTGACATCCTGCGCTCGGCGCAGACCCAGACGCAGGGTCAGAGCACGCAGAAGCTTCAGATTGCGATGGCCTCGGCCACGTTCCCTGCCGAGATCCGCACGGTGGCCCAGCAGTTCATGGTCAATCCCGAGCGGATCGACATCGCGCCCGCGGCCCGTGCGGAGCAGGGCAATCCGGACGACATCCTGGGCGGGGCCACCGGGGCCACGCACCTGCTGGTGCACACCACCCGCGACGATGTGATGGACGTGGCTGCCGAGCAGGTGCGCGAGGCGTTGCGCCAGCCCGGCGGCTGCGTGGTGATCTTCTCGCGCACCAAGTCGCTGGTTAAACGCCGCGCCGAGCGCCTTGAGGGGATGCTTCCCGGCGAGATCGTCAGCCCGTTGCAGGGCAACATGGACCAGAAGAAGCGCGAGCGCACCATGGCCCTGCTGCGTGACGGCAAGTCCCGCGTGCTGGTGGCCACTGACATTGCCGGGCGCGGCATCGATCTGCCCGAAGTGCGCCTGGTGATCCACATGGACGTGGCCCAGACCGCCGAGGACCACGTTCACCGTTCGGGGCGCACGGCCCGCGCGGGCCGTCCCGGCGTGAACCTGGTGCTCCTGATCCCCGAGCAGCGTGGCCTGTGGCAGACCGTGCGCCGGGGGCTGCCGCCCGCGCTGCACCCGCCGCTGACCCCGCAGGAGAGTCAGGTGGACCGCGCCATCCAGGAAAAACAGGGCCGAGGCTCTGGCAACGGCCTGATGCCCGGCGAGAGTGGAGGGCGCGGCAGAAGCCAGGGTGGACAGGGCCGGGGCGGGCAGGGTGGCGGCCAGCCTCGCGGTCAGTCGCAGGCCCGCGGGCAAGGTGGACATTCTGACCGGGGCCAGAGCAGCGGTGGACGCGGGGCGCAACCCTCCGGTCAGCGCCGCTCCGAATCCGGTGGGGGCGCGCCAGCGGGCACGGGTGCGGGCCGCGTGGGGCCACAGCGTGCGCGGGGCCGTGGTGGACGCGGGCGCGGCTAA
- a CDS encoding PLP-dependent aminotransferase family protein, whose translation MDAPRWSALLFGWRAGSGPLRDRLAESVRAGIRSGQLPPSEALPAERALAGLLDVSRSTVVAAYDTLADEGWITRRRGSGTRVATTAPRGANVLDLRTPSVLPRDEDSFDFTIAVPLLNDAQRQELREATLDAFQESLYHPHGLPELRALLAEIYTREGLPTTPEMVLITSGAQGAISLLAGVFLRPRDRALLETPTYFGAIDAFRAAGAETVGVPVTAEGVGPAAFAGAVQQYSPRLAFLTPTFQNPTGTIMPVKAREQVAAAVADADLPTLEDDTLIDLGFEVTPPPRMATFAPDAPIFNIGSLSKLYWAGLRVGWLRVPAAHAGPVGQARTLSDFGSSLPGQHIAMSLLQDLPRLRQERREAVTAARDLLAELLCLHLPEWRFTVPGGGQFLWVELPTRQTSAFTLCAARYGMRLFPGASMSVTMNTAGLPDSFLRLPFTLEPARLPEAVLRLKAAWTEFTSRQGADRLA comes from the coding sequence ATGGATGCTCCACGCTGGTCTGCACTGCTCTTCGGCTGGAGGGCCGGCAGCGGGCCTCTCCGCGACAGGCTGGCCGAGAGCGTGCGCGCAGGAATCCGAAGCGGTCAGCTGCCACCGTCCGAGGCACTTCCGGCAGAGCGGGCGCTGGCGGGTCTACTGGACGTCAGCCGCAGCACGGTGGTGGCCGCTTACGACACGCTGGCCGATGAGGGCTGGATCACCCGCAGACGCGGCAGCGGCACGCGAGTGGCCACCACCGCGCCGCGTGGAGCAAACGTATTGGACCTGCGAACACCCTCTGTCCTGCCCCGCGATGAGGACAGCTTCGATTTCACCATCGCCGTTCCCCTGCTCAACGATGCCCAGCGCCAGGAGCTGCGTGAGGCGACGCTGGACGCCTTTCAGGAGTCGTTATACCACCCGCATGGCCTGCCTGAACTGCGTGCCCTGCTGGCTGAGATCTACACTCGTGAGGGCCTGCCGACGACACCGGAAATGGTACTGATCACCAGCGGCGCGCAGGGGGCAATTTCGCTGCTGGCTGGCGTCTTTCTGCGCCCACGCGACCGTGCTCTGCTGGAAACCCCCACCTATTTCGGGGCCATTGACGCCTTCCGCGCGGCAGGGGCTGAAACTGTGGGCGTGCCCGTAACCGCCGAGGGTGTGGGGCCTGCGGCGTTTGCCGGGGCGGTCCAGCAGTACTCGCCGCGTCTGGCTTTCCTGACCCCCACCTTCCAGAACCCGACAGGCACGATAATGCCTGTGAAAGCCAGGGAGCAGGTGGCTGCTGCAGTGGCCGACGCAGACCTGCCCACCCTTGAGGACGACACGCTGATCGATCTTGGCTTCGAGGTCACCCCGCCGCCACGCATGGCCACCTTCGCACCGGACGCGCCGATTTTTAACATCGGTTCGCTGAGTAAGTTGTACTGGGCAGGACTGCGGGTGGGCTGGCTGCGCGTCCCGGCGGCACACGCCGGCCCAGTCGGACAGGCCCGCACCCTGTCTGACTTTGGCAGCAGCCTGCCCGGGCAACACATCGCCATGTCCTTGCTGCAAGACCTGCCCCGGCTACGACAGGAGCGGCGCGAAGCCGTCACGGCCGCCCGCGACCTCCTGGCCGAACTGCTGTGCCTGCACCTGCCCGAGTGGCGTTTTACGGTGCCGGGTGGTGGGCAGTTCCTGTGGGTGGAACTACCCACCCGGCAGACCAGCGCCTTTACCTTATGCGCAGCCCGGTACGGCATGCGACTGTTCCCCGGCGCATCAATGAGCGTCACCATGAACACAGCTGGCCTGCCCGACAGCTTTCTGCGCCTGCCCTTTACCCTAGAGCCTGCCCGACTGCCCGAGGCCGTGCTGCGTCTAAAGGCTGCCTGGACAGAATTCACGTCGCGTCAGGGCGCGGACAGGCTGGCCTGA
- a CDS encoding exodeoxyribonuclease III has translation MSAPARPSLKVTTLNANGLRSALRKGLADWAGREAPDVLLLQEVRAAPMPEALAHLGYESAWFPAQKAGYSGVAILARQPLEDVRVGMGHDEMDAEGRVLSARIGGVRYVSVYLPSGSSGEARQGFKDRVLGDFQDWTAALVATGEPVVIGGDYNIAHREIDLKNWRTNRGNSGFLPHEREWMSAHLASGLTDTHRTTLGEESEYTWWSNRAGAYANNVGWRIDYLLSAGVDLGGVRVDREARLSDHAPLSGQLTIWSPEDADAPSLPLNP, from the coding sequence ATGAGCGCTCCAGCCCGCCCCAGCCTGAAAGTCACCACCCTGAACGCCAACGGCCTTCGCAGCGCCCTGCGCAAAGGGCTGGCCGACTGGGCCGGGCGCGAGGCCCCCGACGTGCTGCTGCTTCAGGAGGTGCGCGCCGCCCCCATGCCCGAAGCCCTGGCCCACCTGGGCTACGAGAGTGCGTGGTTCCCGGCGCAGAAGGCGGGATACAGCGGCGTGGCGATTCTGGCTCGGCAACCGCTGGAAGACGTGCGCGTAGGCATGGGCCACGACGAGATGGACGCCGAGGGCCGCGTCCTGAGCGCCCGCATCGGCGGTGTGCGCTACGTCAGCGTCTATCTGCCCAGTGGCAGCAGCGGCGAGGCCAGACAGGGTTTCAAGGACCGCGTGCTGGGCGACTTTCAGGATTGGACGGCAGCGCTGGTGGCAACGGGGGAACCGGTGGTCATCGGCGGCGACTACAACATCGCCCACCGGGAGATCGACCTCAAGAATTGGAGGACCAACCGGGGCAACAGCGGTTTCCTGCCGCACGAGCGTGAGTGGATGAGCGCTCACCTGGCCTCGGGCCTGACCGACACCCACCGCACCACGCTGGGGGAGGAGTCCGAGTACACCTGGTGGAGCAACCGCGCCGGGGCCTACGCCAACAACGTCGGCTGGCGAATCGATTACCTGCTTTCGGCAGGCGTGGATCTGGGCGGCGTGCGGGTGGACCGGGAGGCACGGCTCAGTGATCACGCCCCCCTCAGCGGGCAACTCACCATCTGGTCTCCGGAAGACGCGGATGCCCCTTCTCTCCCCCTTAACCCTTGA